Proteins found in one Terriglobia bacterium genomic segment:
- the pyrF gene encoding orotidine-5'-phosphate decarboxylase, translating into MKEARSHLIVALDVPDRATALAVVDRLSGHVGYFKLGLEIFVSEGPAFVKEIVERGNRVFLDLKLHDIPNTVAAAVRSACRLGVQMLTLHAVGGKKMLEAAREAAQSSSEPPLLLAVTALTSLAPEDARSIGIHEALPTWVERLADLAAQAGIPGLVASPLELPILRRRFGGTIKLVIPGIRPGGAQSQDQARTATPADAIRAGADYLVVGRPILQAPDPAQAADRIAEEIFRALPASEKP; encoded by the coding sequence ATGAAGGAAGCCCGGTCGCACCTGATCGTGGCCCTCGACGTCCCGGATCGCGCCACGGCGCTTGCCGTCGTCGACCGCTTATCGGGTCACGTAGGATATTTCAAGCTGGGGTTGGAGATTTTTGTTAGCGAGGGCCCGGCTTTTGTCAAAGAGATCGTTGAGCGCGGGAACAGGGTTTTTCTGGACCTGAAGCTTCATGACATTCCAAACACGGTCGCCGCCGCTGTGCGCTCCGCCTGTCGCCTTGGAGTTCAGATGCTCACCCTGCATGCGGTCGGGGGTAAAAAGATGCTCGAGGCTGCGCGCGAAGCCGCCCAGAGTTCATCCGAACCTCCGCTCCTGTTGGCTGTTACCGCTCTCACCAGCCTCGCGCCCGAGGACGCGCGCAGCATCGGGATTCACGAGGCGCTCCCGACTTGGGTGGAACGGCTCGCAGACCTGGCCGCACAGGCAGGTATTCCCGGGCTGGTAGCTTCGCCGCTTGAACTTCCAATTCTCCGTCGCAGATTCGGTGGTACAATAAAACTCGTAATTCCCGGCATCAGGCCCGGGGGCGCGCAGTCGCAGGATCAGGCACGCACGGCTACTCCTGCCGACGCCATACGGGCTGGAGCCGATTATCTCGTTGTGGGGAGGCCGATACTGCAGGCTCCGGATCCGGCCCAGGCGGCGGATCGGATCGCAGAGGAAATCTTCCGGGCACTGCCTGCAAGTGAGAAACCATGA
- a CDS encoding protein-L-isoaspartate(D-aspartate) O-methyltransferase, translating into MLPSRSEEPQKAAPSDREQLLLQLRERMVREQLQDRDVKDARVLAAMRKVPRHRFVPDDLVDAAYDDNPLPLVLGQTISQPYIVGYMTQALELRGGERVLEIGTGSGYQAAVLAELVSEVYTIEILPELTAQAQSTLNALGYKNIRIRCGDGYMGWPDAAPFDRIIVTAAPDHIPQPLIDQLKPGGKMIIPVGSLDQDLVLLEKNDQGISRRSTIPVRFVPMTGQAQRKRKD; encoded by the coding sequence ATGCTTCCAAGCCGTAGCGAAGAACCGCAGAAGGCAGCGCCTTCCGACCGCGAGCAGCTGCTCCTCCAGTTGCGGGAGCGGATGGTCCGCGAACAACTTCAGGACCGGGACGTGAAGGATGCTCGGGTCCTGGCTGCCATGCGCAAGGTGCCGCGCCACAGGTTCGTGCCGGACGATCTGGTCGATGCCGCTTACGACGATAATCCCCTCCCCCTCGTGCTCGGCCAGACGATTTCCCAGCCCTACATCGTAGGCTACATGACTCAGGCTCTCGAACTCCGGGGCGGTGAGCGCGTCCTCGAGATCGGGACAGGTTCCGGTTATCAGGCGGCGGTGCTGGCGGAGCTTGTCTCCGAAGTGTATACCATCGAGATCCTGCCTGAGCTTACTGCACAAGCCCAATCGACACTGAACGCCCTGGGATATAAAAACATCCGGATCCGTTGCGGGGATGGCTACATGGGCTGGCCCGACGCCGCCCCGTTCGACCGCATCATCGTAACTGCTGCGCCGGACCACATCCCTCAGCCGCTCATCGACCAACTCAAGCCGGGAGGCAAGATGATCATTCCGGTAGGCAGTCTGGATCAAGATCTGGTGCTGCTCGAGAAGAACGATCAGGGCATCAGCCGCCGCTCCACCATTCCGGTGCGCTTTGTGCCGATGACCGGCCAGGCCCAGCGCAAGCGCAAAGACTGA
- a CDS encoding fumarate hydratase encodes MEQFEKSMLELITQTSTNLPPDVRSRMAAALAMETPGSQAASALDVMVVNVDMALADSGPICQDTGLPTFEIRTPIGTNQLKMKDKIFSALAEATRQGKLRPNSVDSITGKNSGNNLGPGSPTLHWSQWENNDEIEVKLLLKGGGCENKNIQYSVPCDLPHLGRADRTLDGVRKCILHAVWQAQGHGCSPGALGVAIGGDRTSGYQHAKAQLFRTLDDVNPDPKLAALENYTVSVANTLGIGAMGFGGAVSLIGCKIGALNRLPACYFVSVAYDCWAFRRLGVILDEQTGAIKRWLYRDAGVPEKQMATGGGFQRTGKEIVLQSPLSETAVRSLKVGDIVLLRGDMYTGRDAVHAHLMKNPAPVDLSGALLYHCGPVVLKQNGGWKMTAAGPTTSIREEPYEAEVIKRYGVRAVIGKGGMGAKTLAALKDFGAVYLNAIGGAAQYYGRCIKSVKNVHLLEYGVPEAMWHLDVVDFPAIVTMDAHGNSLHADVEKASAAVLAKLADPVF; translated from the coding sequence ATGGAACAATTTGAAAAGAGCATGCTTGAGTTGATAACCCAGACTTCCACGAACTTGCCGCCCGACGTCCGCAGCAGGATGGCTGCCGCTTTGGCCATGGAGACACCAGGAAGCCAGGCGGCATCCGCGCTCGACGTCATGGTCGTCAATGTGGACATGGCACTGGCCGATTCCGGGCCGATCTGCCAGGACACCGGCCTGCCCACATTCGAGATACGCACGCCGATCGGGACGAACCAGTTGAAGATGAAAGACAAGATTTTCTCGGCGCTGGCGGAGGCCACCCGACAGGGCAAACTGAGGCCCAATTCGGTCGATTCGATCACAGGAAAGAACAGCGGCAACAATCTGGGGCCGGGGTCACCGACTCTGCACTGGAGCCAGTGGGAGAACAATGATGAGATTGAGGTCAAGCTGCTGCTGAAGGGGGGCGGCTGCGAAAACAAAAACATCCAATACTCGGTTCCATGTGATCTGCCCCATCTGGGCCGGGCCGACCGGACGCTGGACGGCGTGCGCAAATGCATCCTGCACGCGGTTTGGCAGGCACAGGGGCACGGCTGCTCTCCTGGTGCCCTCGGCGTGGCCATCGGAGGGGATCGCACCTCCGGATATCAGCACGCCAAAGCACAGCTCTTCCGCACGCTCGATGACGTGAATCCGGACCCCAAATTGGCCGCTCTCGAGAATTACACCGTGTCCGTTGCCAACACGCTTGGTATTGGGGCCATGGGATTCGGGGGGGCGGTTTCTCTGATCGGCTGCAAGATCGGCGCCCTGAACCGTCTGCCCGCCTGCTACTTTGTTTCTGTTGCCTATGATTGCTGGGCTTTCCGGCGCCTGGGCGTGATCCTGGACGAGCAGACCGGAGCCATCAAGCGTTGGCTCTACCGCGATGCCGGCGTTCCCGAAAAGCAGATGGCCACCGGCGGAGGCTTTCAGCGGACGGGCAAGGAGATTGTGCTGCAATCGCCCCTTTCAGAGACGGCAGTTCGCAGCCTGAAGGTAGGCGACATTGTGCTGCTGCGCGGCGACATGTACACGGGACGCGACGCCGTCCACGCTCATCTCATGAAAAACCCGGCCCCTGTTGACCTTTCGGGCGCACTCCTCTATCACTGCGGGCCCGTGGTGCTGAAGCAGAACGGCGGCTGGAAGATGACCGCCGCCGGGCCAACGACCTCCATCCGCGAGGAACCGTACGAGGCGGAGGTCATCAAGCGCTACGGCGTCCGGGCCGTCATCGGCAAGGGCGGCATGGGCGCCAAAACTCTTGCCGCCCTGAAGGACTTCGGTGCGGTTTATCTCAACGCGATCGGGGGTGCAGCGCAATATTACGGCCGCTGCATCAAGAGCGTGAAAAATGTCCACCTGTTGGAGTACGGGGTGCCGGAGGCAATGTGGCATCTGGATGTCGTGGATTTTCCCGCGATCGTTACCATGGATGCGCACGGCAACTCCCTCCACGCGGATGTAGAAAAGGCCTCCGCTGCCGTCCTGGCGAAGCTGGCCGATCCGGTTTTCTGA
- a CDS encoding SpoIIE family protein phosphatase, with product MSGKSYSPRPESASRNKLAILDSASQLLNEISVELTSILDLDKLLQKVAQMTLRFIDYDFFAILLIDEDSEHFIWKTSVGFSEESYRTFQRLSIHKGLVGRAVRTGRPVVVNNVEQDRDYIPVQTVSGRRPKAELVLPLIIKDRTIGVLVLGSALRGFFRQHHLGALTPLAAQIAVAIENASLYEEKSRDALAKRVISEIAKEMTSILELDELLNRIATLMRRVIEYEILGIFLYDAERQCLELKVAIGYAEETVSRFQSLPIGVGLLGHAVRERQTLVSTDLPNDGRAISVRASAGCWTQSEVAIPLISRHRLLGGLVVESCNPKYFKPERLEILEMLARQMAVSIDNAQLFQQVLAKEQKLETDFALARDLQRSMIPSTAPQLKGYEIATVYKPAESLGGDYYDFLWMDGDHIVLTIGDVSGKGVAAAITMAATRSALRFAARLNSSPSRTLYHVNRRLFRDVKKRTYVTLFYAVLEVKAGLCRWSNAGHFPPLLLRADGSSQELSAGGTPLGMFDRSRYAAGRTQLRPGDLILFYTDGVTEALNESGEEFGRDRLAAALRRKSHQTAREILRTLSGELNKFTRGMEQHDDMTAFILKVGEDL from the coding sequence ATGTCAGGAAAGAGTTATTCCCCCCGTCCTGAATCCGCCAGCCGGAATAAACTCGCAATTCTCGACTCGGCCTCGCAGCTGCTGAACGAAATCAGCGTCGAGCTGACGTCCATCCTTGATCTCGACAAGCTGCTGCAGAAGGTGGCGCAGATGACCCTCCGGTTCATCGACTATGATTTTTTCGCGATTCTGCTCATCGATGAAGACTCCGAGCATTTCATTTGGAAGACCTCCGTCGGGTTCAGTGAAGAGTCCTACCGGACTTTCCAGCGTCTGAGCATCCACAAGGGTCTGGTCGGCAGGGCGGTGCGCACGGGCCGGCCGGTCGTGGTAAACAATGTCGAGCAGGATCGCGATTATATACCTGTCCAGACCGTGAGCGGCAGGAGGCCGAAGGCTGAGCTGGTGTTGCCCCTCATTATCAAGGATCGGACCATCGGTGTGCTGGTTCTGGGAAGCGCGCTCAGGGGTTTCTTCCGGCAGCACCATCTGGGGGCGCTGACACCGCTGGCGGCACAAATAGCCGTGGCCATCGAAAATGCCAGCCTCTATGAAGAAAAATCACGCGATGCCCTGGCCAAGCGGGTGATCAGTGAGATCGCCAAGGAGATGACATCCATACTCGAATTGGATGAACTCCTGAACCGGATTGCCACGCTCATGCGGCGCGTGATCGAGTATGAAATCCTCGGCATCTTTCTATACGATGCCGAGCGTCAATGCCTGGAGTTGAAAGTCGCCATCGGTTACGCCGAAGAAACGGTGTCACGATTTCAGAGCCTCCCGATCGGTGTGGGACTGCTCGGGCACGCGGTGCGCGAGCGCCAGACCCTGGTGTCGACCGATTTGCCGAACGACGGGCGCGCGATCAGCGTCAGGGCCTCCGCAGGCTGCTGGACGCAATCGGAGGTAGCCATCCCCCTGATCTCGCGGCACCGGCTCCTGGGGGGCCTGGTGGTCGAGAGCTGCAACCCGAAATACTTCAAGCCGGAACGGCTGGAGATTCTGGAGATGCTGGCCCGGCAGATGGCGGTCAGCATCGACAATGCTCAGCTGTTTCAGCAGGTCCTGGCCAAGGAACAGAAGCTCGAGACGGATTTCGCCCTCGCCCGGGACCTGCAACGCAGTATGATTCCCAGCACAGCGCCGCAGCTGAAAGGATATGAGATCGCGACGGTCTACAAGCCCGCGGAGAGCCTGGGAGGTGACTACTACGACTTCCTCTGGATGGACGGTGATCACATCGTATTGACAATCGGCGATGTCTCGGGCAAGGGTGTCGCGGCGGCCATAACCATGGCAGCCACACGCAGCGCCTTACGCTTCGCCGCCCGGCTGAACTCTTCTCCCTCCCGGACGCTGTACCATGTCAACAGGCGCCTGTTTCGCGATGTCAAGAAACGGACCTACGTCACCTTGTTTTACGCCGTTCTGGAAGTGAAAGCCGGGCTGTGTCGATGGTCCAACGCGGGCCATTTCCCGCCCCTCCTCCTGCGTGCCGACGGATCCAGCCAGGAGTTGTCCGCAGGAGGCACGCCGCTAGGGATGTTTGACCGGTCGCGTTACGCCGCGGGACGAACCCAGTTGCGCCCCGGCGATCTGATCCTTTTTTATACCGACGGCGTGACGGAAGCCCTCAATGAATCGGGGGAAGAGTTCGGCCGCGACCGTTTGGCAGCCGCTCTGCGCAGAAAATCGCACCAGACGGCGAGAGAAATCCTCAGAACGCTGTCCGGCGAACTCAACAAGTTCACTCGTGGCATGGAGCAGCATGACGATATGACAGCATTCATTCTCAAGGTCGGAGAGGATCTTTGA
- a CDS encoding transglycosylase SLT domain-containing protein translates to MTRRRVWIGIGLVVLLAAAAGSWLNYRTTRFDEIIGQAAAQNDVDFYLVKAIVYEESWFRPEIQGASGELGLMQVTMRAATDFTAHNGFPPINDEMRLLEPRLNVEIGCWYLRQSLDLYKLSPDPVLFALLRYNAGEARADNWLRLAVSKPVPAGASPENYYLSLVDFPITRNYVRRILQRSRSRNYWF, encoded by the coding sequence TTGACGCGTCGCCGGGTCTGGATCGGAATCGGGCTGGTGGTCCTGCTCGCGGCCGCAGCGGGATCCTGGCTGAACTATCGAACCACCCGGTTCGACGAAATCATCGGCCAGGCAGCTGCACAGAACGACGTTGATTTCTATCTGGTCAAGGCGATCGTTTATGAAGAGAGCTGGTTCCGCCCCGAAATTCAAGGCGCTTCAGGTGAATTGGGTCTGATGCAGGTGACCATGAGGGCGGCAACAGACTTTACCGCGCACAACGGATTCCCTCCGATAAATGACGAGATGAGGCTCCTGGAGCCGAGGCTGAATGTCGAGATCGGCTGTTGGTATCTGAGGCAGTCGCTGGATCTGTACAAACTCTCACCCGACCCCGTCCTGTTTGCGCTGCTTCGCTATAACGCCGGAGAGGCACGGGCGGACAACTGGTTGCGGCTTGCGGTCTCCAAACCGGTGCCTGCTGGCGCTTCCCCGGAAAATTACTACCTTTCGCTGGTAGATTTTCCCATAACCCGCAACTATGTACGCCGCATCCTGCAGCGTTCGCGGAGCCGCAATTACTGGTTCTAA